A segment of the Macrobrachium nipponense isolate FS-2020 chromosome 1, ASM1510439v2, whole genome shotgun sequence genome:
gacatttgtagcttgaattgatatatatatatatatatatatatatatatatatatatatatatatatatatatatatatatattggattcaGCGCTGTGATTGGACTAGCATCTGATAATCACCCTGATTTGTCCTCAAGACGTGGAgttgtgccttgcttggccagaGGAGAATTAACATACGAAGAAGTTGCTAGGAATATTAGTGTGCATCGGTTAGGATATTCTTTCATTTtgcctttctcttcctatctGGACCCCCTCCGttttgtgtttgaatgtgttggtttcttttattagttgtgtatttgggatttgtttagtggtTATTTAAGCgtgagtgttattcatatatttttgtattataagaggttcaggtgtaatttctgccTAACGAGTTATGTAtcaaatttaagtgatttttcttaagtgtttattctcacccctgaattgattttgcacactgtggtttaatgttgcggtacgatttcacaccttgtgaatttcgtatacTGTTAAGTGAATGCAGATGTAACCTATAATTTAATAAGCGTATCCCGGTATGTAGTGATGAATTAGTTTCACTGACCACTAGTTTATCTTCGACTTTGATACTTATACAAGGCGCTGTTTTTCCTTTCACGTTGCCACATTTGCAGTGAGACACCTTTCCTGGATTAGTAATTTTGCCTCGGATGTACTTTCCCTCATTCAGTTTGTTATTATAGACTCATAAAATTTAAGCCACCAGTTGTTTTCAAGTACATAAAGCCTTAGTTAAATACTTTACATCAGAGGATAGTAATATTTATCACCTtaaaaaaatactgtatattATCAACTTTTAGGCATAAAAGAGATCCTAGAAGCGCGAGAGCtgaagttatcataacataaacagATGACATATACTTAAAGTAAGAGATGACTAGAGAACTGCTTTCTTCACTTACTAACTTCTAACCTGTCACGTGAGATCACCCGTTAGAACTTGTGGAATATAAAGTGTAAAGTGGAATGACCAAATATACACAGGATAAGTGGAGTTAGGAAAAAGTCAATTGATAACAAAACCCgtcatttttttatctcttatcgGTTAATGGTCGATGGTAAAGGCACCCAGGAGGCAGGCACAGCTAGCGGGCAGCTTGAAGTTCTCGATGACGAAGGGGAAGTACTTGTCGTAGGGGTCGTAGACGAGGAACCTGTGGTAGACTGACTTCTGGAGGCACTTGGATTCATAACACACCGGGACTTTAGGGCATTCTTCTCCTGAAGTCGAACACTCTTCGATACGCGTCGTCTGTGTGAGGGTCTTGTAATGCGTGTCGATGTTGTTGACGATGACCCTCCACTTGCCCTTGGTGTTCTTGGCCCTCAGGGGCTGCACGTAGGCAGTCTCTGAAGGGCAAAGGTAGGTTTCCTCGTCCAGGGCGCTCGGGCGCTCGACGGAGAGCTTCGTGTCGAGGTCGGCGACGTCTGCGTAGAGTGCGATGACCTTCGAGAAGTGGTAGTTGACTGCTTCCTCCACCTCGTACATCGGGTACTCCTCGTCCTCGAGGCACCAGGGCTTGGTTGTGTTCTCTGCGCATGCAGGGTCTGCGTAAGGGTCCTCGTAAGATGCTTGTGGGTGGTAAGAAGGCGCGGGATGATAGGAAGGTTGATGGGCGCCGTAAGTGACATGAGAGGTCACCCTAGGTAATTTATCTGATACGGCCACGCCTATTAGAGCAGAGATGAGAAGAGGGAACGCCATCTGTAATGCGCCATTACATGTTAATAACACATCGGAAGTGAGCATTTGGCCAACTAGGCATCAGATGCAAGTATATACTCTCCTAATTTCACCgttagactgtggaacagtctccctgaggaggtcttccaactggAACTTCCAAaggtcaagcgaagatgcaacatGACTCCCCAAATAGAATTCTTCTCGCATTCTAATAACTTattgaaatatacatttattatttacttaatctaatttttttcttttttaataagtgaaacATCTTCATTCTGTTATCGCCTTTACCTCTTCGCACCTTCTTCCTactgaacaccatattatttgggAGCTTGAAGActgtcaagtcaatggcccctgtaggaTTGTTCCACAGGAGTAGAGTTCATTTTCATAGAATATAGCATAATAATCATGAtggtttaaatataataaaactttaaaacaaaactCAAGAAGCTTGACTCTGAAGTGAGACTAATGGTCTCACCTTTCTCGAGGAACTGGAAGACTTTACCCCGAAAATTCTctaatataaaaagaagaaaaaaagactcACCAGAGACTTTAACACCGCCATCACGcaactccagctctctctctctcttcgcctcgAGATAGAAAGAATGAATGTGGTGAGGCTGAACGGCTAGTGTCTTATATATCCAGAGTAAATGTATGCACCGTAGACCAAATATCACGTAATAGAACCTAGCGTGGTCTATGTAGATACAACTGCGGTTTGCCGTGTGGTGACATATGGCATTTGCCATCACATCGCAACGGAGCGATTTGATAATCATCGATTCGTAAAGGTTGAGTTTTAGCGCGAGGTGAAGCATGGCATAGTAATACTCCTGCCTCTG
Coding sequences within it:
- the LOC135220155 gene encoding neurotrophin 1-like, whose amino-acid sequence is MAVLKSLMAFPLLISALIGVAVSDKLPRVTSHVTYGAHQPSYHPAPSYHPQASYEDPYADPACAENTTKPWCLEDEEYPMYEVEEAVNYHFSKVIALYADVADLDTKLSVERPSALDEETYLCPSETAYVQPLRAKNTKGKWRVIVNNIDTHYKTLTQTTRIEECSTSGEECPKVPVCYESKCLQKSVYHRFLVYDPYDKYFPFVIENFKLPASCACLLGAFTIDH